A single Dunckerocampus dactyliophorus isolate RoL2022-P2 chromosome 2, RoL_Ddac_1.1, whole genome shotgun sequence DNA region contains:
- the becn1 gene encoding beclin-1 isoform X1, with protein sequence MMEGSKSSSTTMQVSFVCQRCCQPLKLDTSFNVLDRVTIHELIAPLVTVTPSKNTDSSEGDTTTEETFVENKQDGVSRKYIPPARRMMSTESANSFTLIGDASDGGTMENLSRRLKVTSDLFDIMSGQTDVDHPLCEECTDTLLDHLDTQLNITENECQNYKQCLELLSQLQVEDEKTLLTELQHLNEEEASLVQELEAVEEQRASVAQELAQSRVQSQQLETEELQYQKEYSEFKRQQLELDDELKSVDNQMRYCQIQLDRLKKTNVFNATFHIWHSGQFGTINNFRLGRLPSVPVEWNEINAAWGQTVLLLHALANKMGLRFQRYRLVPYGNHSYLESLTDKSKELPLYCSGGLRFFWDNKFDHAMVAFLDCVQQFKEEVEKGDTGFCLPYRMDVEKGKIEDTGGSGGSYSIKTQFNSEEQWTKALKFMLTNLKWGLAWVTSQFYNR encoded by the exons ATGATGGAGGGCTCCAAGTCGTCGAGCACAACGATGCAGGTTAGTTTTGTGTGTCAACGCTGCTGCCAGCCTCTCAAACTGGACACTTCATTCAATGTGCTGGACCGGGTCACCATCCACGAACTTATAG CTCCTTTGGTGACTGTCACTCCCAGCAAGAACACTGACAGCAGTGAAGGAGACACAACAACAGAG GAGACCTTTGTAGAAAACAAGCAAGATGGGGTGTCAAGGAAATACATCCCTCCTGCACG CAGGATGATGTCCACAGAGAGCGCCAACAGCTTCACACTGATAGGAGATGCTTCCGATGGAGGCACCATGGAAAACCTAAGTCGCAGACTGAAG GTGACGAGTGACCTGTTTGACATAATGTCCGGTCAAACAGATGTAGACCACCCACTGTGTGAGGAATGTACTGACACGCTGTTGGACCACCTGGACACACAGCTCAACATCACAGAGAATGAATGTCAGAATTACAA GCAATGTCTGGAGCTGCTGTCTCAGTTGCAGGTGGAGGACGAGAAGACTCTGCTGACGGAGCTGCAGCATCTGAACGAGGAGGAGGCATCCCTGGTCCAGGAGCTGGAGGCCGTGGAGGAGCAGAGAGCCTCCGTGGCCCAGGAGCTGGCCCAGAGCCGCGTCCAGTCTCAGCAGCTGGAAACAGAAGAGCTGCA GTACCAAAAGGAGTACAGCGAGTTTAAACGTCAACAACTTGAGCTGGATGACGAGCTGAAGAGTGTCGACAACCAGATGCGTTACTGCCAGATTCAACTGGATCGACTCAAGAAGACCAACGTCTTCAATGCCACCTTTCACATCTG GCACAGCGGCCAGTTCGGCACTATCAATAACTTCCGTCTGGGTCGACTTCCCAGCGTTCCCGTAGAGTGGAATGAAATAAATGCCGCCTGGGGACAGACGGTGCTGCTACTGCACGCTCTGGCCAACAAGATGGGGCTGCGTTTTCAGAG ATATCGCCTGGTCCCATATGGAAACCATTCATACCTGGAGTCCCTGACAGATAAGTCAAAG GAGCTTCCACTGTACTGTTCGGGCGGCCTGAGGTTCTTCTGGGACAATAAATTCGACCACGCCATGGTGGCCTTCCTGGATTGCGTGCAGCAGTTTAAAGAAGAGGTGGAAAAAGGCGACACCGGCTTCTGTCTTCCATACAG GATGGACGTGGAGAAGGGCAAGATCGAGGACACGGGTGGCAGTGGTGGCTCCTACTCAATCAAGACTCAGTTCAACTCTGAGGAGCAGTGGACCAAAGCATTAAAGTTCATGCTCACCAATCTCAAGTGGGGACTGGCCTGGGTCACCTCGCAGTTCTACAACAGATGA
- the becn1 gene encoding beclin-1 isoform X2, producing the protein MMEGSKSSSTTMQVSFVCQRCCQPLKLDTSFNVLDRVTIHELIAPLVTVTPSKNTDSSEGDTTTEETFVENKQDGVSRKYIPPARMMSTESANSFTLIGDASDGGTMENLSRRLKVTSDLFDIMSGQTDVDHPLCEECTDTLLDHLDTQLNITENECQNYKQCLELLSQLQVEDEKTLLTELQHLNEEEASLVQELEAVEEQRASVAQELAQSRVQSQQLETEELQYQKEYSEFKRQQLELDDELKSVDNQMRYCQIQLDRLKKTNVFNATFHIWHSGQFGTINNFRLGRLPSVPVEWNEINAAWGQTVLLLHALANKMGLRFQRYRLVPYGNHSYLESLTDKSKELPLYCSGGLRFFWDNKFDHAMVAFLDCVQQFKEEVEKGDTGFCLPYRMDVEKGKIEDTGGSGGSYSIKTQFNSEEQWTKALKFMLTNLKWGLAWVTSQFYNR; encoded by the exons ATGATGGAGGGCTCCAAGTCGTCGAGCACAACGATGCAGGTTAGTTTTGTGTGTCAACGCTGCTGCCAGCCTCTCAAACTGGACACTTCATTCAATGTGCTGGACCGGGTCACCATCCACGAACTTATAG CTCCTTTGGTGACTGTCACTCCCAGCAAGAACACTGACAGCAGTGAAGGAGACACAACAACAGAG GAGACCTTTGTAGAAAACAAGCAAGATGGGGTGTCAAGGAAATACATCCCTCCTGCACG GATGATGTCCACAGAGAGCGCCAACAGCTTCACACTGATAGGAGATGCTTCCGATGGAGGCACCATGGAAAACCTAAGTCGCAGACTGAAG GTGACGAGTGACCTGTTTGACATAATGTCCGGTCAAACAGATGTAGACCACCCACTGTGTGAGGAATGTACTGACACGCTGTTGGACCACCTGGACACACAGCTCAACATCACAGAGAATGAATGTCAGAATTACAA GCAATGTCTGGAGCTGCTGTCTCAGTTGCAGGTGGAGGACGAGAAGACTCTGCTGACGGAGCTGCAGCATCTGAACGAGGAGGAGGCATCCCTGGTCCAGGAGCTGGAGGCCGTGGAGGAGCAGAGAGCCTCCGTGGCCCAGGAGCTGGCCCAGAGCCGCGTCCAGTCTCAGCAGCTGGAAACAGAAGAGCTGCA GTACCAAAAGGAGTACAGCGAGTTTAAACGTCAACAACTTGAGCTGGATGACGAGCTGAAGAGTGTCGACAACCAGATGCGTTACTGCCAGATTCAACTGGATCGACTCAAGAAGACCAACGTCTTCAATGCCACCTTTCACATCTG GCACAGCGGCCAGTTCGGCACTATCAATAACTTCCGTCTGGGTCGACTTCCCAGCGTTCCCGTAGAGTGGAATGAAATAAATGCCGCCTGGGGACAGACGGTGCTGCTACTGCACGCTCTGGCCAACAAGATGGGGCTGCGTTTTCAGAG ATATCGCCTGGTCCCATATGGAAACCATTCATACCTGGAGTCCCTGACAGATAAGTCAAAG GAGCTTCCACTGTACTGTTCGGGCGGCCTGAGGTTCTTCTGGGACAATAAATTCGACCACGCCATGGTGGCCTTCCTGGATTGCGTGCAGCAGTTTAAAGAAGAGGTGGAAAAAGGCGACACCGGCTTCTGTCTTCCATACAG GATGGACGTGGAGAAGGGCAAGATCGAGGACACGGGTGGCAGTGGTGGCTCCTACTCAATCAAGACTCAGTTCAACTCTGAGGAGCAGTGGACCAAAGCATTAAAGTTCATGCTCACCAATCTCAAGTGGGGACTGGCCTGGGTCACCTCGCAGTTCTACAACAGATGA